GGCCACTCGACGTACACGCACTGTGGCAGTCTCTCGCCTCGGTGACACCGCTCGAGTGGCCTGAGGATCGCGAGAGGCTCGAGTGGCAAATGGGCATGTCTCTAGTGGTTCGCGAGGTACTCGACACGCTGGTGGGCGTCAATACATTCCTCGGACACCGCGTCGCGCTCGACGTTGCCACCATGGCCGCCATCGTCCCACGCGCGTACTTTGGCCCCGAGCGGATGGTGGAGTACGTAATCGCCGCAGGGCGACCGCTGTTGGATGCACAGAGCTTTCGCCAGTACATCGCCGACGAGCGCACGCGCTACCCGCAGATCATGGAGGAGTTCCCGAACCGTGCCGAGCACTACCTAGACTTGGCAGCAATCAGCAGCATGTATGCTGATGACGCCGCGCAACAGGAATTCTGCAGGAGAGCAGCGAACTGCCTCCTTGGGTACGGCTCGCACAAGGACACCTACATCTACCGTGTGCTCAACGCCGTCGAATACTGCCACGCCGCAGGATCGACGCGCACTCGCGAGTGGTTGCGCCGCCTGATTCCGATTGCCGTGCACATTCGCAAGTTTACGGATGGCGATGAACTCCAGAGTGTGCCGGACGCCCTCGCTGATGCGATGAGCAGCGTCGATGTGGGCATGCTCTGCCACTACTGGGCGTGGGCCTGCCGGAGGGAGGAGTACACCCTCGCCCAGACTCTCTTCAGTCGGATCGTCACGGTCGCGAATCTTCGCGATCCGTTCTTTGCGGCGCTTGCTGAGACGTCGCTCGACCAGGAGTCGCTGACGGCGCTGCGGACGCGAGCGATTTCCGAACCCGAAGCAGCCGCGGCGGTCAGCCGTATTGAGGCAGTCTTCGGAGCAATTGTCTTCCCAAAGCGTGACCAATCGTCCTCATCCTTTAAAGAGTACGGTCAGTCGGACGTAGCAGCTGTGGCCCCAGATCGCCTTGATGCTCATCTGGAGACTCTCGATAGCTACGACCGGCAACGATTTTTGGGTGTCTGGGCGAACCATTGGCTCGGGGCGTCGAACTCGCAACGGGCGACAGCTTATAGCATTTTGAAGCGGCGCATTGCCGATACGAAGCCTGAGTTGGTGGATAGTCAGGTGCTCGACGCTGTCGCAGGCTATGAGCTATCGCTGGCGCCGGAGAGCGCCTTCACACTGCTTACTTGGGCGCAAGCCAACGACCGGGGCTGGGACACCTATTGGAACAAGCCCGAGTATGCCGTGAGGCGATGGAGTATCGTACAGCAGCACTTTCCGGGACGCCACCTCGAGTTCTTCGAGAAAAGCGTGCGGCAGTACGACCAGCGTCCGGGACACAATCACCACGTGTTCTTTCCGTTGCCGAGGGGAATTGAGTACTTCGCTCGGTTCAATGAACTGACGCTCATTGAACATGTCACAGAGACTGCAGTGTCCTTCCTCGAAAAGCTCATGGCCGACCTCGTGGTGCCCACTCCGGAATGGATTGATGAGTCGCAACCCGATGCCGTTGACTTGCTTCTTGCCAGGCTTACCTCGCCGTCGCCCCTCGTGCGTGAGCGGACGGCAACGGCCGTCGCTAAGCTCCTCAACGACCAGGGCACGCGCGCGGAGCTTGTTCCCAAACTGCAGAACTGGCTCTCAAATCAAGAATTGGAGACAATGTCTGCACTCGGCTTACTGATCACTCTGAAGGCCGTGTTGGATGGTACGCAGTTTCCCGAACCGGAACTCAATGCGATTCTGCGCGCAGTACCGCATTCGAGTGTTGCTATGGACGAACTCGTGGAAGAGCTTCGCGTCCGCACGGGCCTGCCGTTGCAGGACTGCGGTCAGTGGGCTGCCGTCGGACACGTGCGATCAGCATACGCTCCGAGCAAGGCGATCCTGAAGGGCATGGAACACGGCTTGCCCCCAATTTACCGGGAATATGCAACGATTGCGGAGACGAGTGGCATTCCGCAATTCACCCGACACTGGTGCCAAGTTGCCGATGATATCGTTGATCACATGGCCATCGCTGAACCCGGTGACGATGTCGCCTACTTCATGGGCGTTCGACACGATCCACGCCTCGTAGCAGCAACGACGCAACTGACCGAGGTACTCAAGACCGCTTTCGTTCGAGTGCTTCAGCACTACTATACACAGAAGCGTGTGCCTGAACCGTTCCTGCGAAAGTGGTCTACCTCCACGATTCCAATCGATTTGTCTTACTGGCAGGTGACGCCCTCCCGTTGCCCTGCTTGGTGGCCGAGAATCGTAATGCACAATGCGTATAGCAACGAGACTCGGTCTTCAGTTGCTGGTATTGAGTACCAGCGTGCGCTGGAGGAACTCGTGGGTCGAGCCGGACCTGAGATAGTCATAGGCCTCAACGGAGAGATGCTACCTACAGCCGCAGCCGATATCGACGACACTGTCTCGGTAAGCATCTGCATGTTTGGTTTCGCGTATGACGTGAGAGGGCATCGATTGCCAAGCGCTACAGATGTCGCCGCAAAGGTCCTCGCCATGCCTTTAGTGAATGTGAATCCTGCGAATCCAGGCCGTTGCCTGAGTTTCATGGAAAACCACACGCACCACGTTTGCATGGAGATGGAGTCGATTGACATCGATGACTTGCGAGTATTTCCGCTGGTAGCTGAGGGCAAGCCCTGGCCAATTTCAACGTGGCAGTGGTTCCGAGGCTACCATCCTTTCCTTATGCCAGTGCCAGAATTAACTCCCATCGACAGTATTCAGCCAATGGGAAACGAGATCGAGTTTCGCGCAGCTCAACGCAGAGTGGCCGCGTGCGCTGACTGGACAGAGGGGCTGTCGGATCGACTCGTTGACAAGCATGAGGGGCACCACGGAACCTACTTGGTGATGCAACGCCACGTCGTCGATGCGTGGTTGGCGAGTAATGGGCTGCGTCTTGGGTTCGTTGCGAAAATTGCTGTCAATCAGCAGAAGTATAGGTACGAGGAACCTACGGAGGTCACAGATTTCAGGCTATTTGGTGTGAGTCCAATAGTCATTCCGCGAAGGAGATAACCACCTATCGCTTCCCGGGCCAAAGAAAAACACCCCACGGTTTCCCGTAGGGTGTGTTGAGTGTTAGTTGGTTATTACTTCAGTAAGAGCATCTTCTTCGTCTCCACCGCGTCACCCATGGTGATCCGGTACAGGTACACTCCAGAGGAGTTGGCACTCGCATCCCAGGTGACCTGGTGGTCACCAGCAGGCTGCGCCGCATCGACGAGGGTTGCCACTTTCTGGCCCAGGATGTTGAACACATCGAGGGTCACGTGCGTGGCAGCCGGGAGGCTGTACGCAATCACGGTCACCGGGTTGAACGGGTTCGGGTAGTTCTGGTTCAGCGCGAAGGTTACGGGGAGTTGAGCCGAGGGCTCACCGACCACCTGCTTCGCGAGCGGCGCACTGTAGTCAATAAAGACGTCGAAGCCTGTCGGGAAGCCGTTCGTTGAGTAGTTAATAGCGAAGATCCGCGTCTCCTGGTCGAAGATCGCAATGTCCGCGGCACCGTCTCCATCGTAGTCTCCC
The genomic region above belongs to Candidatus Zixiibacteriota bacterium and contains:
- a CDS encoding ATP-binding protein — encoded protein: MTRRNPTHTIRTGFLYEELWALDYCTKWLAQPDLYQNVQFQTAPSEADAGRFSLDDVVLRMKDGAYELCQVKHRESPERNLWTWDQLLNPEKPRGSSLLKKWSSSYRKLIRAGRISEAFLLTNGAADVTVSRFVAPDGRLRIEDVRGHDGDLYARIAAEVGVDILDDFFAVFRFRFGQSGVDDLASRTISALHGLRATDSGILSVTDQLRKEFGAKFPRAISLDEIRAWCDFDVPRKLVEAFEVPSDFQWFNENTHNQLVEALRAPEGGLQVIVGKPGSGKSTYLSKLHDVLVDKGVVCIRHHYHLAPSDENPQERLPAHRVVEAIKAQFKEHQDAIGSLAWLNSAGVDLREFIAQAAQHFAAAGKAYVFIVDGLDHVPRYESADELQTFLRQVCQPQPGLWILLGMQEVAEPHLPQVVLDKCPKASWIEVPGLTQDAVDAVVRKNEIGLTLPKEPPVLQPLLQRINTLTSGNPLHLRYTLRQLKIAKGTTEVNQFDLDQLLPLNQEIEQYYAALWRQLPALSRTLLVALQVVKERLSETQYLSLATQLAVAPADIHTAYQGIQHLLVVKRTTVETFHNSLEVFVANQPECRTESAAILLRVRHWLEGSTEEYLKWGLLPVVKAELGDHADLFAIDRQWVIDALVRRRPQHTVHRLIEAATRFAFEDGDFAKVYELGSLGGYFESNTDFSRSLADRLWIATLVAERPRAIDTNLKGLRPAQVAAVVRLADQQGELESILDDAIDQINSVHREAEFRRKGDWSNEPPEVSLAIIEVIARDRQHDPQRMLDYCLQFRDLEWSADFLGSYVTTLLRTGQTSTAQWLLRQAFEPDELVALLNASVREEFMQRSAALLDVVKALAGKAVPPSVALYLALHGATEQPPVALPTYDALPDTVPEFDSKSRPARALLFADGVVAAIVLVLRGDSAVVATWLDRAPRRWSVDMFAALLEFATRYGEAIRSSRPLDVHALWQSLASVTPLEWPEDRERLEWQMGMSLVVREVLDTLVGVNTFLGHRVALDVATMAAIVPRAYFGPERMVEYVIAAGRPLLDAQSFRQYIADERTRYPQIMEEFPNRAEHYLDLAAISSMYADDAAQQEFCRRAANCLLGYGSHKDTYIYRVLNAVEYCHAAGSTRTREWLRRLIPIAVHIRKFTDGDELQSVPDALADAMSSVDVGMLCHYWAWACRREEYTLAQTLFSRIVTVANLRDPFFAALAETSLDQESLTALRTRAISEPEAAAAVSRIEAVFGAIVFPKRDQSSSSFKEYGQSDVAAVAPDRLDAHLETLDSYDRQRFLGVWANHWLGASNSQRATAYSILKRRIADTKPELVDSQVLDAVAGYELSLAPESAFTLLTWAQANDRGWDTYWNKPEYAVRRWSIVQQHFPGRHLEFFEKSVRQYDQRPGHNHHVFFPLPRGIEYFARFNELTLIEHVTETAVSFLEKLMADLVVPTPEWIDESQPDAVDLLLARLTSPSPLVRERTATAVAKLLNDQGTRAELVPKLQNWLSNQELETMSALGLLITLKAVLDGTQFPEPELNAILRAVPHSSVAMDELVEELRVRTGLPLQDCGQWAAVGHVRSAYAPSKAILKGMEHGLPPIYREYATIAETSGIPQFTRHWCQVADDIVDHMAIAEPGDDVAYFMGVRHDPRLVAATTQLTEVLKTAFVRVLQHYYTQKRVPEPFLRKWSTSTIPIDLSYWQVTPSRCPAWWPRIVMHNAYSNETRSSVAGIEYQRALEELVGRAGPEIVIGLNGEMLPTAAADIDDTVSVSICMFGFAYDVRGHRLPSATDVAAKVLAMPLVNVNPANPGRCLSFMENHTHHVCMEMESIDIDDLRVFPLVAEGKPWPISTWQWFRGYHPFLMPVPELTPIDSIQPMGNEIEFRAAQRRVAACADWTEGLSDRLVDKHEGHHGTYLVMQRHVVDAWLASNGLRLGFVAKIAVNQQKYRYEEPTEVTDFRLFGVSPIVIPRRR